TGTTTCTAAGACAACAGCAgaaaccaccaccacttcACTGGcaccttcttcttcttctagAGTACAACCAACTGTTATTAAcggtggtggtagtgatGGAGTATTGACATTATTTGGAAATTCAGAAGCATTATCCAATTTTGATTCGACAACTGTGGTTGATTCCGATAGTACTGCAAGAATAACCCCAATTGCAAGTGCAAGTGCCAGTTCTGGATCAAGTACTAAGGATAATGATAGTGATAGTTCTAGTGCTCGTGGCATTAAATCTATTCCTAATTCATCTGAATTTCTTGCATCATTGATCAATGGTTTAGgcagtggtggtggtggtaatggtaGTGGTTCAAATACTAATTCTTATAAGAATCATTCAACAACTTCTACAacatcaaaatattttaattccAGTAGTACTGCTACCAAATTATCGTCaagtaaatcaatttattcaaattcaaccaCTTCAAGAAGTTCTTTATCTGTGTCTAGTAGTAGTActgatggtggtggaggAGCTAATTTATTTGGACTGCTTTTGAATTCAGTTGCTGCTGTTTCAAGAACCTTAGCTGCTGAATCTACATTAAGTACAGGTACAACCACAACTTCAGACAGTGCCAATTCTAATACAAAGGATTATTCAAGTTATTCTGGTACTATTACATCATTTCCTTCAACTACGGGGAGTTTAAGTGGTGATGggaataaattaattggtggtaataaatatttgattagTTTTATGTGgacaaatttgattttaacCATGATTATGCTTTTCACATAACCTAGGCTAACTATTTTTTGTCTAtccttttgttgtttgtgattttcaattctatatatagatatagatatatatatatatatatatatataatacCATTAATTCGTTGATTGCATTTCAGTTTTCCATTTCTTTactataaatatattattttattaatagatacaaaatttgaataaaaagatatcaagaaaaagaataaagatCAAGACTagttggttttttttttttttttttttttttggtttaggtcgttaaataatttttataaAGATTTGAGCTTATGAGAATAAGAATGATAATGGAATATAAACAATCCTAAATAAAGGTACTTTGTCCTTTAATAACACCATttacttcttggtgtaatgATAGTTGTAGCGGCCCTTTTAGAGTTCCATTTCATCAGCACCAAAAGGTTCTGGACCCCTTCCATgatcatcttcttcttcattatcattcaTATCATTCATATCATTtatatcttcatcttcatcttcatcactaTCAATTGCATTATCACTatgattattttcattatgtTGTTCTCTAAGAGCAGTAAGACTAGTAATGGatccaccaccaacaatcCCACCAACAACTGAACTTCTTTTTGGTTGAACTACTGGTTGATTATTTCTATCatattcatcttcttcatcttcaaaatcaacatcaaagAAATCATCAGTGGTCCCAGTAATTCTTTGATATATAGATTTAACATCAGTTATAATTCCATCATAACTTAATTCTGAACTTGGCATATTagtaaaaataatttcattattagcatcttcaacatctttataaacaatattattggttttagttggtttgaaaatattggaTAAATCAGGATTAATAAAAGTTTTTTCAACGTATCCTAATTTACAaacaatttccaatttatctttaggaacaaaattaattaatgatgaacctaatttaaatgaattaacTAATACTGGGGTAGTAGTGCCTTGAGCATTCAtaacaaaatcattattattattattattattatcacctAATATATcattaacaatttcttctgAACTTTCTCTTAATAATGATGTCtccattttttcaaaagcaGATTCTAAATCAACTTTAGCACGGCTCAAATCCTGTTCGACTGTACTACTAAACCAAATGGCTTGACCATCAGGACAAACCCCGGAATTGCCATTTTGTATAATCACTTGTACTGAATGTTGATTATCCGTTGGTAATGAATGAGGTGGGAAAACAACTATAGCCAGTGATTCATTACCTGACATCCATTCTTTACAATCACGACGAACAACTGTGACTAATCTTGTGACATAATAAGGTTGTAAATTTTCCACCACTTTATTATAAGAACtttgtaaaaattttggTAATTGAGTCGGagaaattataattttttcattaattttaatatgTGAACCATCATTAAAATGAGCAATTTTAGAAATTGGATCAAAATCGGTTAAATTGGTGTTTAATTTATATGTTGTACCAGCAACAGCAGCGCTTCGACAAAAACCTTGCAGTAATTCACCAGGACCACCGAATTTCGACACCATACAAGGAAATTTACCATAAACATCAAATGAACTTAAAAATCTTTTCATTCTAATTAATGCTTGTTTAGTCGATGTTTGTTCTTTATAACTTAATCCAATAGAATAAaccaattcattaatttgcGGCTCTTCTAATTTAAATTcttgttgtaaaaaaaCTTGTATTGGAGTATCAGCATAAGGTTTAACTCGTTGTTTATAATCAGGatccaataataaaaatttcaaaaatttcattaaatatCTTTTAGtcattaatgataatgatttatccGTGAAGATATCTTGTTTGGTGGTAGCATTAACTTTTTGTTGgaaatcatcattttcaaaaacatggaaatttgataaacttTGAAATTCTAAATATCGATAAACTCGTGATTTAATaagtaatgataataaatcacTTTGACAAAACATAATTTTAGGGGTTAAATCAATTCCATAATCTTTTGAAGTATATTGATTACTTTGTTTACCACCAGGAATATAAATCTGAGCatcttgaaattgatgGATTTTCCCTGAATTAACATCACCACAccatttcttcaattgttcaatcGTTAAAGTGGAACAAGAATCTCCATAATATGTGTTACTATCAATATGTAATACTTGAGTTCCTTGCCAAGATAATGCTGCTGCCAAAATGCTTTCTTGTAATCCAGTACCAATAATTAATACATCACAATTATCcatttttaaatattgatCTTGAGGTTTTTCTAATCCTGCTAAATGTGGGATTACCGGTGGAGTATAGACAGTACTTGGTCTACGTTCAGCCATTGATTTACGTCTTTCAGTTCTAGCAAAATTCATATTCAATGGTTTACTATTTTATGGAAAAGTGTGGGGGCAGAAAGGCAGGAGGGCGGGAATTACTTTTAAAGTAGTGAATTAACTttggataaattttttaaaagaaagaagaatacTCTGAAATATGACACAGTTGTTTATTGATTCTTGTAAGTATGAGGGACGTAGTGGTTGGTAGTGGTATTGAGTGATGTTGGTTTGTTTAGTATCGGGTCTGGGGAAGTTTAAAGTTGTAAACGCCTAATGTGGTAATTATTAAAGTGGGGTGGCCAAACtgagaagaagaagaagaaggaaagGATGATTAAAGTAATTAgattaataata
The sequence above is a segment of the Candida albicans SC5314 chromosome 3, complete sequence genome. Coding sequences within it:
- the PGA32 gene encoding Pga32p (Putative GPI-anchored adhesin-like protein; induced in high iron; Spider biofilm induced), whose product is MKVSTLIIVSIPIVSGLQIKDTVGTTTENTFWYQLFGTPSRSQPAAVAATAAGTEVQGFTPISTSSSSSSSSAAPWYQGLFGVGRTTLGQVTTPSRTSTTTTTSNPIAPTTSIANSNNLFGTDTAPTTTTTTNARSRSRSTPVTVSGDNVLTLFGNPNLSTGNDQSNSVSKTTAETTTTSSAPSSSSRVQPTVINGGGSDGVLTLFGNSEALSNFDSTTVVDSDSTARITPIASASASSGSSTKDNDSDSSSARGIKSIPNSSEFLASLINGLGSGGGGNGSGSNTNSYKNHSTTSTTSKYFNSSSTATKLSSSKSIYSNSTTSRSSLSVSSSSTDGGGGANLFGSLLNSVAAVSRTLAAESTLSTGTTTTSDSANSNTKDYSSYSGTITSFPSTTGSLSGDGNKLIGGNKYLISFMWTNLILTMIMLFT
- a CDS encoding GTPase-activating protein (Putative geranylgeranyltransferase regulatory component) → MNFARTERRKSMAERRPSTVYTPPVIPHLAGLEKPQDQYLKMDNCDVLIIGTGLQESILAAALSWQGTQVLHIDSNTYYGDSCSTLTIEQLKKWCGDVNSGKIHQFQDAQIYIPGGKQSNQYTSKDYGIDLTPKIMFCQSDLLSLLIKSRVYRYLEFQSLSNFHVFENDDFQQKVNATTKQDIFTDKSLSLMTKRYLMKFLKFLLLDPDYKQRVKPYADTPIQVFLQQEFKLEEPQINELVYSIGLSYKEQTSTKQALIRMKRFLSSFDVYGKFPCMVSKFGGPGELSQGFCRSAAVAGTTYKLNTNLTDFDPISKIAHFNDGSHIKINEKIIISPTQLPKFLQSSYNKVVENLQPYYVTRLVTVVRRDCKEWMSGNESSAIVVFPPHSLPTDNQHSVQVIIQNGNSGVCPDGQAIWFSSTVEQDLSRAKVDLESAFEKMETSLLRESSEEIVNDILGDNNNNNNNDFVMNAQGTTTPVLVNSFKLGSSLINFVPKDKLEIVCKLGYVEKTFINPDLSNIFKPTKTNNIVYKDVEDANNEIIFTNMPSSELSYDGIITDVKSIYQRITGTTDDFFDVDFEDEEDEYDRNNQPVVQPKRSSVVGGIVGGGSITSLTALREQHNENNHSDNAIDSDEDEDEDINDMNDMNDNEEEDDHGRGPEPFGADEMEL